A genomic segment from uncultured Flavobacterium sp. encodes:
- a CDS encoding SusC/RagA family TonB-linked outer membrane protein, with the protein MKRIKTKFLLLLLLLPFCVFAQNTISGIVLEKSTKQPIPGANIKVLGSNISTTTDFDGKFQLSGVNANSQITFSYTGYTNQTISVAGQKNITVSLEEDNNQLKEVVVQVGYGSVKKKDATGSVTALTTKDFNKGNNIATENLLNGRVAGLTVNSTGAPGSSSQIRIRGGSSLFASNDPLIVIDGLPLDNATNTGSSSFLASLNPATVESITVLKDASASAIYGSRASNGVIIITTKKGSKTLSVDYNVQYAAGTLTKTVDVFSADEFRSVIADRRSDDLNKLGTANTDWQRAIYRNTGTVDQSLAVRGNLFNIIPTSLTLGNTDQQGLRLTNEFKRNTVGLVMNPVFFDNHLKLRLSANYTNEKNRFTDAVEGAAIGFDPTQPIKVDGAPYGGYFEYTTGVDANGNYPLVSTAARNPVSQLLNTNDRGTNDRFFGNFEMDYKFHFLPALRAVVNVGFDESNGERRRLVGADAGSAPSNNNIPYGTNEYTEATRRNKLLDTYLVYNKTFKSLNFEMTGGYSYQKFQSSKFETGNILNPDLPSTFPETTLDTDVVLLGFFARTNLNFRDKYLLTLSYRRDGSSRFEEANRWGNFPSVAFAWKIKEDFFKESTVLSDLKLRLSYGITGQQDIPEPNGYLQKYQVGGGNSEYYFGTSPVPVALPSKRTNNLKWEETSSYNAGLDFGFLDNRLSAGLDVYYKESKDLLVNAAISDGSNFSNRVYQNVGSFTTKGVEFTINANVIKTLDFNWNMNFNISKFERRIKNLVNGTDIFLGDNIAGTGTPGQIFREGYTPYSFYVYKQLYNNEGKPIDGAFADLNGDNIKNDSDKYIYNNPDPDFTLGFASNMNYKKFDFSFNLRASIGNRIFNAVDASRAQYDAMENGGVLSNIPKQVLDTNFQTTSNVVLSDLYIENASFLKMDNITLGYTLNNWVNSKASLRLSTGVQNVFVLTKYSGLDPEITNNGVDKTIYPRQRSVLFGLNLKF; encoded by the coding sequence ATGAAAAGAATTAAAACCAAATTTTTACTTTTATTGCTCTTACTTCCTTTTTGTGTTTTTGCTCAGAACACAATTAGTGGTATTGTCTTGGAAAAATCCACCAAGCAGCCCATACCGGGAGCAAACATAAAAGTATTAGGATCAAATATCAGTACCACGACTGATTTTGACGGAAAATTTCAATTATCCGGAGTAAATGCAAATAGTCAAATAACATTTTCTTATACAGGTTATACCAATCAGACTATCTCGGTTGCCGGACAGAAAAATATAACGGTAAGTCTTGAAGAAGATAATAATCAACTGAAAGAAGTTGTTGTTCAGGTAGGATACGGAAGTGTTAAAAAGAAAGATGCTACGGGATCTGTTACTGCACTTACGACAAAAGACTTTAACAAAGGAAACAATATTGCAACAGAAAACTTGCTAAACGGTAGAGTTGCTGGTTTAACAGTAAACTCAACTGGTGCGCCTGGTTCTAGTTCACAAATTAGAATTCGTGGTGGAAGTTCGCTTTTTGCAAGTAATGATCCTCTTATTGTAATTGACGGATTACCTCTTGATAATGCTACAAATACAGGATCTTCTTCGTTTTTAGCATCGTTGAATCCTGCAACTGTTGAATCTATTACGGTTTTAAAAGATGCATCGGCTTCTGCAATTTACGGTTCTCGCGCTTCAAATGGTGTAATTATAATTACTACCAAAAAAGGAAGCAAAACATTATCTGTAGATTATAATGTGCAATATGCAGCGGGAACACTTACTAAAACTGTTGATGTTTTTAGCGCAGATGAATTTAGAAGCGTTATTGCAGACAGAAGAAGCGATGATTTAAATAAATTAGGAACTGCAAATACAGATTGGCAAAGAGCAATCTACAGAAATACCGGAACGGTAGATCAAAGTTTAGCTGTTAGAGGAAATTTGTTCAATATTATTCCAACAAGTTTAACGCTTGGGAATACAGATCAGCAAGGTTTACGCTTGACGAATGAGTTTAAAAGAAATACCGTTGGTTTAGTAATGAATCCGGTTTTCTTTGACAATCATTTAAAACTAAGACTTTCTGCCAATTATACTAACGAAAAAAACAGATTTACAGATGCTGTTGAAGGAGCTGCTATTGGATTTGATCCAACACAACCTATAAAAGTTGATGGCGCGCCTTACGGAGGGTATTTTGAATATACTACTGGCGTTGATGCAAACGGAAACTATCCGTTAGTTTCAACGGCGGCAAGAAATCCAGTTTCGCAATTGTTGAATACAAATGATAGAGGAACGAATGACAGATTTTTTGGAAATTTTGAAATGGATTATAAATTTCATTTTTTACCTGCTTTAAGAGCCGTTGTAAATGTTGGTTTTGATGAATCAAACGGTGAAAGAAGAAGATTGGTTGGTGCTGATGCAGGTTCTGCTCCGTCAAACAATAATATTCCGTATGGTACAAATGAATATACAGAAGCAACCAGAAGAAATAAGTTATTAGATACTTATTTGGTCTATAATAAAACATTTAAGTCATTGAATTTTGAAATGACTGGAGGTTATTCTTATCAAAAATTTCAAAGCTCAAAATTTGAAACCGGTAACATTTTAAATCCTGATTTACCATCTACATTTCCAGAAACTACTTTAGATACAGATGTTGTTTTATTAGGATTCTTTGCCAGAACAAATTTAAACTTCAGAGATAAATATTTATTGACACTATCTTATAGAAGAGACGGTTCTTCAAGATTTGAAGAAGCAAATCGTTGGGGGAATTTCCCATCGGTAGCATTTGCATGGAAAATCAAAGAAGATTTCTTTAAAGAAAGTACCGTATTATCTGACTTAAAATTAAGATTAAGTTACGGAATTACAGGACAACAAGATATTCCTGAACCAAATGGATACCTTCAAAAATACCAAGTTGGCGGCGGAAATTCTGAATACTATTTTGGAACAAGTCCGGTTCCGGTGGCACTTCCTTCAAAAAGAACAAACAATTTGAAATGGGAAGAAACATCTTCTTACAATGCAGGTCTTGATTTCGGCTTTTTAGACAATCGTTTATCTGCAGGACTTGATGTTTACTACAAAGAATCTAAAGATTTATTAGTAAACGCAGCAATATCTGATGGAAGTAATTTCTCTAACCGTGTTTATCAAAACGTTGGTAGTTTTACGACAAAAGGTGTAGAGTTTACGATTAATGCGAATGTTATTAAAACATTGGATTTTAACTGGAATATGAATTTTAATATTTCAAAATTCGAAAGAAGAATCAAAAATCTGGTTAACGGAACCGATATCTTTTTAGGAGACAATATCGCGGGAACAGGAACTCCGGGACAAATCTTCAGAGAAGGGTATACGCCTTATTCTTTCTATGTATACAAACAATTATACAATAATGAAGGCAAACCAATTGATGGCGCTTTTGCAGATTTAAATGGAGATAATATAAAAAATGATTCAGACAAATACATTTATAATAATCCGGATCCGGATTTTACATTAGGATTTGCATCTAATATGAATTATAAAAAGTTTGATTTTTCATTCAATTTAAGAGCAAGTATTGGTAATAGAATTTTTAACGCCGTAGACGCGAGCAGAGCACAATATGATGCGATGGAAAACGGAGGTGTTTTAAGTAATATTCCTAAGCAGGTTTTGGATACTAATTTTCAAACGACTTCAAATGTAGTATTATCAGATCTTTATATTGAGAATGCTTCTTTCTTGAAAATGGATAACATTACTTTAGGATATACCTTAAATAACTGGGTAAACAGTAAAGCTTCATTAAGATTGTCAACTGGAGTTCAGAACGTTTTTGTACTTACAAAATATAGTGGTTTAGATCCTGAAATTACAAACAACGGTGTAGACAAAACGATTTATCCAAGACAACGATCAGTATTATTTGGTCTTAATCTTAAATTTTAA
- a CDS encoding glycosyl hydrolase 53 family protein — MKKYIKILGLLAITAIQFSCSSNDSSDKEAVNPPDATDTFIRASDVSFLPQMESLGTKFYNNGKAEGMLTTLKNAGCNTVRIRLWKNPVNGRSGLSEVKQLAQKARQAGLRVWLTVHYSDSWADPGVQTTPEEWKNLNFADLKTAVTNYTATIISEINPDIIQIGNEINSGLLWPQGNLISNEQQCLAILSAASATVRSKAPNTKIMIHYAGVNGGATDWFFNKMKSVDYDYIGLSYYPVWHGKDLTEVKNTIDALGKKFSKKVLIAETAYPFTLLHNDQTNNIVGTSDQLVLGYPATPAGQRTFVMDIKNLVKTSEFGQGFAYWGGEWVAFKGPQSQSGSTFENQALYSFDNNALSVLQAFSKE; from the coding sequence ATGAAAAAATATATAAAAATTCTTGGGTTACTTGCAATAACTGCAATTCAATTTTCGTGCTCAAGTAATGATTCTTCAGACAAAGAAGCAGTTAATCCGCCGGATGCAACGGATACTTTTATCAGAGCATCAGATGTTTCTTTTCTTCCTCAAATGGAATCTTTGGGAACTAAATTTTACAACAATGGCAAAGCCGAAGGAATGCTTACAACACTAAAAAATGCAGGTTGTAATACAGTCCGAATTCGTTTATGGAAAAATCCTGTAAACGGTCGTTCCGGTTTAAGCGAAGTAAAACAATTAGCTCAAAAAGCAAGGCAAGCCGGTTTAAGAGTTTGGCTTACCGTTCACTATTCTGACTCTTGGGCAGATCCGGGCGTTCAGACGACTCCGGAAGAATGGAAAAATCTAAATTTTGCTGATTTAAAAACAGCCGTAACCAATTATACAGCAACAATAATCTCAGAAATCAATCCTGATATTATTCAAATTGGTAATGAAATCAATAGCGGATTATTGTGGCCACAAGGAAACTTAATCAGTAACGAACAACAATGTCTTGCAATATTAAGTGCTGCAAGTGCAACAGTTCGCAGTAAAGCACCAAATACAAAAATAATGATTCATTATGCAGGTGTAAATGGTGGCGCTACAGATTGGTTTTTTAATAAAATGAAAAGTGTTGATTACGATTATATCGGATTATCCTATTATCCTGTTTGGCATGGTAAAGATTTAACAGAAGTAAAAAACACCATTGATGCCTTAGGAAAGAAATTCAGTAAAAAAGTGCTGATTGCAGAAACAGCTTATCCTTTTACTTTATTACACAACGATCAGACTAACAATATTGTAGGTACAAGTGATCAGTTGGTTCTGGGATATCCTGCAACTCCTGCCGGACAAAGAACTTTTGTTATGGATATTAAAAATTTAGTAAAAACATCAGAATTCGGACAAGGATTTGCGTATTGGGGAGGCGAATGGGTTGCTTTTAAAGGACCACAATCTCAAAGCGGTTCTACATTCGAAAATCAGGCTTTATACAGTTTTGATAACAATGCCCTATCAGTACTGCAGGCTTTCAGTAAAGAATAA
- a CDS encoding glycosyl hydrolase 53 family protein: MKKSLKIASFLMLIGLAFTSCKSKMISEKNSFSNGADVGWLPQMEATGYKFYDADGSQKDCLQLLKDRGINTIRLRVWVNPNKDKASGHCSPEETVVMAVRAQKMGMRIMIDFHYSDSWADPGKQNKPAAWAKHSFPELLTDVYQHTYDVLQLLKKAGVTPEWVQVGNEIPGGMLWPEGSTDNFKQLAQLLDKGYEATKAIDPKIKVIVHLDEGNKSEKFRWFFDKATENKVKYDVIGLSYYPYWIKTDYQSTILDLENNLKDMASRYNKEVMVVEVGGDFEQVQNTKEMLEATIKAVKSVPDNKGLGVIYWEPQGEKSWSGYQLNAWLSNGKPSPALDAFKN; encoded by the coding sequence ATGAAGAAATCACTTAAAATTGCCTCTTTTTTAATGCTAATTGGTCTTGCTTTTACTTCATGTAAATCAAAAATGATTAGCGAGAAAAACTCCTTTTCAAATGGAGCGGATGTTGGCTGGCTGCCGCAAATGGAAGCAACAGGTTATAAATTTTATGATGCAGACGGTTCTCAAAAAGACTGTCTGCAATTATTAAAAGACCGCGGAATAAACACGATTAGATTAAGAGTTTGGGTAAACCCGAATAAAGATAAAGCAAGCGGACATTGTAGTCCCGAAGAAACGGTTGTCATGGCTGTTCGTGCACAAAAAATGGGAATGCGTATTATGATCGATTTTCATTACAGCGATTCTTGGGCTGATCCCGGAAAGCAAAATAAACCTGCTGCATGGGCAAAACATTCTTTCCCAGAATTGTTAACCGATGTTTATCAACATACATACGACGTTTTACAACTGTTGAAAAAAGCCGGAGTAACTCCAGAATGGGTTCAGGTTGGAAATGAAATTCCGGGCGGAATGCTTTGGCCGGAAGGAAGCACAGATAATTTTAAACAATTGGCACAATTACTTGATAAAGGATACGAAGCGACAAAAGCGATCGATCCAAAAATTAAAGTAATTGTTCATTTGGACGAAGGAAATAAAAGCGAAAAATTCAGATGGTTTTTTGATAAAGCCACAGAAAATAAGGTGAAATATGATGTAATTGGATTATCTTATTATCCGTATTGGATCAAAACCGATTATCAAAGTACCATTTTAGATTTAGAAAATAATCTAAAAGATATGGCTTCACGTTATAATAAAGAAGTTATGGTTGTAGAAGTTGGTGGTGATTTTGAACAAGTACAAAACACCAAAGAAATGCTTGAAGCTACTATAAAAGCGGTAAAAAGCGTACCTGATAATAAAGGTTTAGGAGTTATTTATTGGGAACCACAAGGCGAAAAAAGCTGGAGCGGTTATCAACTTAATGCCTGGCTTTCTAACGGAAAACCTTCGCCGGCATTAGATGCTTTCAAAAATTAA
- a CDS encoding DUF4982 domain-containing protein, whose translation MKLIFRSIFFLFLLVFSSGKMMSQSTTILKDNWRFSKEVKGDAFSVDYDASKWEKVSVPHDWAIYGPFDKEWDKQVSAIEQNGEKVPTEKTGRTGALPHIGTGWYRNTFSLPEFKKGKKALLIFEGAMSEPQVYLNGKKIGNWGYGYSYFYIDITNDLKVGSENLLAVKLTNLPFSSRWYPGAGLYRKVSIVVKEEESFAQWGTFITTPDMKDNNAVVDIKAEVLGSNTSMVTQIKDADNNVVATQKDTEITDGKFHQIMSVANPHLWSPETPYLYTATTKLYAADGTLKDEQNIKFGIRFIKYEANKGFSLNGKVTKFKGVCLHHDLGPLGAAVNKAALRRQLTILKDLGCNAIRSSHNMPSFEQLELADEMGFMFLAESFDEWAKPKVQNGYHRFFEEYAEKDIVNLVRATRNHPCIVMWSSGNEVPDQYGAEGLTRAKFLQDIFHREDPTRRVTVGMDQVKQTMASGFGSLLDVPGLNYRVHLYEEAYKSFPQRFILGSETASTVSSRGIYKFPVVQQKEKQYDDLQCSSYDLEACSWSNVPDEDFVLQDDKPWVIGEFVWTGFDYLGEPTPYDEKWPSRSSYFGISDLAGLPKDRFYLYRSRWNTKDKTLHILPHWNWKGREGEITPVFVYTNYDSAELFVNGKSMGIQKKNNSTPQNRYRLMWNDVKYEPGIVKVVAFDSNGKIAAESEIKTAGDPYKIVLEADRKIIKADGEDISFVTVSVVDKNGIPCPTAVNELQFKVTGSATYRAACNGDATSLEIFHQDKMKLFSGKLVVLVKAVKTAGAIQLEVIGKGLQKGKISLKSEL comes from the coding sequence ATGAAATTAATTTTTAGATCAATATTCTTCTTATTTCTACTTGTTTTTTCGTCTGGAAAAATGATGTCACAATCAACTACTATTTTAAAAGATAACTGGCGCTTTTCTAAAGAAGTAAAAGGTGATGCTTTTTCTGTAGATTATGATGCTTCAAAATGGGAAAAAGTTAGTGTTCCTCACGATTGGGCGATTTACGGACCTTTTGATAAAGAATGGGACAAACAAGTTTCGGCAATTGAACAAAACGGAGAAAAAGTTCCAACTGAAAAAACAGGTCGTACCGGAGCACTTCCGCATATTGGAACAGGTTGGTATCGCAATACATTTTCTCTTCCGGAGTTTAAAAAAGGAAAGAAAGCACTTCTTATTTTTGAAGGCGCAATGAGTGAACCTCAGGTTTATTTGAATGGAAAAAAAATAGGAAATTGGGGTTACGGATACAGCTATTTTTATATTGATATTACCAACGATCTCAAAGTAGGTTCAGAAAATCTATTGGCAGTAAAATTGACCAATTTGCCATTTTCTTCGAGATGGTATCCGGGTGCAGGGCTTTATAGAAAAGTAAGTATTGTAGTAAAAGAGGAGGAAAGTTTTGCACAATGGGGCACTTTTATTACAACTCCGGACATGAAAGATAATAATGCTGTTGTAGATATTAAAGCTGAGGTTCTTGGCAGTAATACCTCAATGGTAACTCAAATAAAAGACGCCGATAATAATGTAGTCGCAACACAAAAAGATACAGAAATAACAGATGGAAAATTCCATCAGATAATGTCAGTTGCAAACCCTCATTTGTGGAGTCCTGAAACGCCTTATTTATATACAGCGACAACTAAATTATACGCTGCCGACGGAACTTTAAAAGACGAACAAAACATAAAATTTGGTATAAGATTTATTAAATACGAAGCCAATAAAGGATTTAGCCTAAATGGTAAAGTGACGAAATTTAAAGGAGTTTGTCTTCATCATGATTTAGGACCTCTTGGCGCGGCGGTAAACAAAGCGGCACTTCGCAGACAATTAACGATTTTAAAAGATCTTGGATGTAACGCGATTAGAAGTTCTCATAATATGCCTTCTTTTGAACAGCTTGAATTGGCTGATGAAATGGGATTTATGTTTCTTGCAGAAAGTTTTGACGAATGGGCTAAACCAAAAGTACAAAACGGATATCACCGCTTTTTTGAAGAATACGCAGAAAAAGACATTGTAAATTTAGTGAGAGCGACTCGAAATCATCCGTGTATCGTAATGTGGAGTTCAGGAAATGAAGTTCCGGATCAATACGGAGCCGAAGGTTTAACAAGAGCTAAATTTTTGCAGGATATCTTCCATAGAGAAGATCCTACGCGCCGGGTTACGGTGGGAATGGATCAGGTAAAACAAACTATGGCATCAGGTTTTGGATCTTTATTAGATGTTCCGGGATTGAATTACAGAGTTCATCTTTATGAAGAAGCATATAAATCATTTCCCCAAAGATTTATATTAGGATCAGAAACAGCTTCAACGGTTAGTTCAAGAGGAATTTATAAATTTCCTGTTGTACAGCAAAAAGAAAAACAATATGATGATCTTCAATGTTCTTCTTATGATCTTGAAGCTTGTAGCTGGTCAAATGTTCCTGACGAAGATTTTGTACTTCAGGATGATAAACCGTGGGTTATTGGAGAATTTGTCTGGACAGGTTTTGATTATTTAGGAGAACCAACGCCTTATGATGAAAAATGGCCGTCAAGAAGTTCTTATTTTGGAATTTCAGATTTGGCAGGACTTCCTAAAGACCGTTTTTATCTTTATAGAAGCAGATGGAATACGAAGGATAAAACGCTTCATATACTGCCACATTGGAACTGGAAAGGAAGAGAAGGGGAAATTACTCCGGTTTTCGTGTACACAAATTACGATAGCGCAGAGCTTTTTGTAAATGGAAAAAGTATGGGAATCCAGAAGAAAAACAATTCAACTCCGCAAAACCGCTATCGTTTAATGTGGAATGATGTTAAATATGAGCCTGGAATAGTAAAAGTAGTAGCATTTGATTCAAATGGGAAAATAGCTGCCGAAAGTGAGATTAAAACGGCCGGAGATCCGTATAAAATTGTTCTCGAAGCAGATCGAAAAATTATTAAGGCCGATGGAGAGGATATCTCTTTTGTAACTGTTTCGGTTGTAGATAAAAACGGAATTCCATGTCCTACAGCAGTCAATGAATTACAATTTAAAGTAACTGGTTCTGCTACTTACAGAGCAGCTTGTAACGGCGATGCCACATCATTAGAAATATTTCATCAGGATAAAATGAAGCTTTTCAGCGGTAAATTGGTGGTCTTGGTTAAAGCAGTCAAAACTGCAGGAGCAATCCAATTGGAAGTAATAGGTAAAGGGCTTCAGAAAGGGAAGATAAGTTTAAAGTCAGAACTTTAA
- a CDS encoding RagB/SusD family nutrient uptake outer membrane protein, producing MKKYILITIVALTVIFQSCTDDLNVVSKDDDVLSSDVLFSTPDGYKKAFAGVYGNLTLTGVLGPDNSSLEGVDAGTSQFTRCLLYMQELTTDELVWSYENDGGTAELQRNIWTPANPVILGMFSRTMVSVAYANEFLRQSTPQKLSSRGITNAATLADIELYRKEVRVLRAYAYYNMMDLFGKAPMYTENDPVNFAGPEFNRKQLFDYIETEIKAVLPDLKASRTNEYGRLDQSMARMILAKMYLNAEVYIQANRFNDCITMCNEIIAGGYTLKPKYLDNFKADNNTSAEIIFGIQSDGSVSQNWGATTVLTNGQIGAWENNGADFGIGGWTGALRIRKEFAQKFDGAKFSQDTRNTIGKGVAGDPGKQRSIDIEDIGVKTQGYILSKFSNKTSTGVNGVSSTFADTDFPLFRLADVYLMYAEATLRGGNGTTAQALDYVNALRQRANSGSTVGNITLSDLTLDFLIDERARELHWEAHRRQDLIRFGKYTGGSYNWAWKGNSSKGVSIPSYMSVFPIPEGSLGANKNLTQNTGY from the coding sequence ATGAAAAAATATATTTTAATAACAATAGTTGCATTGACTGTAATTTTTCAGTCTTGTACAGATGATTTAAATGTAGTCTCAAAAGATGACGATGTTCTTTCTTCTGATGTGTTATTTTCTACGCCTGACGGATACAAAAAAGCATTTGCAGGAGTATACGGAAATTTAACTTTGACAGGAGTTCTTGGTCCTGATAATTCATCGCTTGAAGGCGTTGATGCCGGAACAAGTCAGTTTACAAGATGTTTATTGTACATGCAGGAATTAACTACAGACGAGTTGGTTTGGAGTTACGAAAATGACGGAGGAACGGCAGAATTACAGCGTAATATCTGGACGCCGGCAAATCCTGTTATTCTGGGAATGTTTAGTAGAACGATGGTTTCTGTTGCGTATGCAAATGAGTTTTTACGTCAAAGTACACCTCAAAAATTAAGTTCAAGAGGAATTACAAATGCTGCAACTTTGGCGGATATAGAACTTTATCGTAAAGAAGTTCGTGTTTTAAGAGCGTACGCTTATTATAACATGATGGATTTATTTGGAAAAGCACCAATGTATACCGAAAATGATCCTGTAAATTTTGCTGGACCTGAATTTAACAGAAAGCAATTATTTGATTATATCGAAACAGAAATTAAAGCGGTTTTACCGGATTTAAAAGCTTCAAGAACTAATGAATACGGAAGATTAGACCAATCTATGGCACGTATGATTTTGGCAAAAATGTATTTGAATGCCGAAGTATACATTCAGGCAAATCGTTTTAATGATTGTATTACAATGTGTAACGAAATTATTGCTGGCGGTTATACTTTGAAACCAAAATATCTGGACAATTTTAAAGCAGACAACAATACTTCTGCCGAAATTATTTTTGGAATCCAATCTGATGGATCAGTTTCTCAAAACTGGGGAGCAACAACTGTTTTAACAAACGGACAAATTGGTGCCTGGGAAAATAATGGTGCTGATTTTGGAATTGGCGGATGGACTGGAGCACTTAGAATCAGAAAAGAATTTGCTCAAAAATTTGATGGTGCGAAATTCAGTCAGGATACCAGAAATACAATTGGAAAAGGAGTTGCAGGTGATCCTGGAAAACAAAGATCTATTGATATTGAAGATATTGGTGTAAAAACACAAGGTTATATTTTGTCTAAATTTTCTAATAAAACTTCAACAGGAGTTAACGGAGTAAGTTCAACTTTTGCCGATACTGATTTCCCATTATTCAGATTAGCCGATGTTTATTTAATGTATGCAGAAGCCACTTTAAGAGGCGGAAACGGGACAACTGCTCAGGCATTAGATTATGTAAATGCTTTAAGACAAAGAGCGAATAGTGGTTCGACTGTTGGAAATATTACTTTAAGCGATTTAACACTTGATTTCTTAATTGATGAAAGAGCACGTGAATTACATTGGGAAGCGCACAGAAGACAAGATTTAATTCGTTTTGGAAAATATACCGGAGGATCTTACAATTGGGCGTGGAAAGGAAATTCTTCAAAAGGAGTCTCTATTCCTTCTTATATGAGTGTTTTTCCTATTCCGGAAGGATCATTGGGAGCCAATAAAAACTTGACTCAAAACACGGGTTACTAA
- a CDS encoding SusE domain-containing protein — MKLIYKIFIAVVLLTGFWSCENEENLMILEPQAAAFSIITPETGSSTILNKDTPNNTALTLTWEKVSYGTPTIVTYTVQFAVSNTEFAAPVDITTSTVTHATITVAELNAKALELGLTAGVEGTIDVRIKSTVGTTLSEPKLSTPITINLTPYRGAFPRVDLFLVGPGTAAGWSVTSNNMPIYRDPKENAKQYYTGYFNKDGFKLIEQIGFWAPAYGTNGAKVQYRATESDTDPGVFPTTAAGYYSFEINLEELTYKITPYTGPMITYPIITMTGSVLTGDDTGWSQDIPLVKSSFDEHIWKVTQTLKAGKMKFRANNSWDVSWGDNGGDIIVEAGKYDIWFNDLDGRYMFIPTL, encoded by the coding sequence ATGAAACTTATATATAAAATATTTATAGCTGTTGTTTTACTTACAGGATTTTGGTCTTGTGAAAACGAAGAAAATTTAATGATTTTAGAGCCACAAGCGGCTGCTTTTTCTATCATAACTCCAGAAACCGGATCTTCGACAATTCTTAATAAAGACACGCCAAATAATACGGCATTGACATTGACTTGGGAAAAAGTTAGTTACGGAACACCAACAATTGTTACTTACACAGTGCAATTTGCAGTAAGTAATACAGAATTTGCTGCTCCGGTAGATATTACAACTTCTACAGTAACTCACGCGACTATTACAGTTGCAGAATTGAATGCAAAAGCATTGGAACTTGGACTTACTGCTGGTGTTGAAGGAACAATCGATGTGAGAATTAAATCTACCGTTGGAACAACACTTTCAGAACCAAAACTTTCTACGCCAATCACAATTAATCTAACTCCTTACAGAGGTGCTTTCCCAAGAGTTGATTTGTTTTTAGTTGGACCTGGAACTGCTGCAGGTTGGAGCGTAACGAGCAATAATATGCCAATTTACAGAGATCCAAAAGAAAATGCAAAACAGTATTATACAGGATATTTTAATAAAGATGGTTTTAAATTAATCGAACAAATTGGTTTCTGGGCTCCGGCTTACGGAACAAACGGTGCCAAAGTACAATACAGAGCAACAGAAAGCGATACTGATCCGGGAGTTTTCCCAACGACAGCAGCAGGTTATTATAGTTTTGAAATTAACCTTGAAGAGTTGACATACAAAATCACTCCTTATACAGGACCAATGATAACGTATCCAATAATTACGATGACTGGATCTGTATTAACAGGCGATGATACTGGTTGGAGTCAAGATATTCCATTAGTAAAATCTTCATTTGATGAGCATATCTGGAAAGTTACTCAAACATTAAAAGCCGGAAAAATGAAATTCAGAGCAAACAACAGTTGGGATGTAAGCTGGGGAGATAATGGTGGAGATATTATTGTTGAAGCTGGAAAATACGATATCTGGTTCAATGACTTAGATGGACGTTATATGTTTATTCCAACTCTATAA